Sequence from the Desulfobulbaceae bacterium genome:
AACCCCATGGTATATCACCATCATGGTATCATGGTTTCCCATGCTGCTCCTGATCGGGGTATGGATATTTTTCATGCGCCAGATGCAGATGGGTGGTGGTAAAGCCATGAGTTTCGGCAAGAGTCGCGCCCGTCTTCAAGATAGTGAAAGCGCCACCAAAATCACCTTCAAGGATGTGGCTGGTGTTGAAGAAGCTAAAGAAGAACTTACAGAAATTATTGATTTCCTTAAAGACCCTAAAAAATTCACTGACTTAGGCGCAAGAATTCCAAAAGGAGTTCTCCTTGCCGGTTCTCCTGGCACAGGTAAAACCTTACTGGCCAAGGCTATTGCAGGTGAGGCTGGAGTACCATTTTTCTCAATTTCAGGTTCTGACTTTGTTGAAATGTTTGTTGGCGTCGGCGCTTCACGAGTCCGTGACCTCTTTGAACAAGGTAAAAAGAATGCTCCATGCATTATCTTTATTGACGAGATTGATGCTGTTGGTCGCCATCGCGGCGCTGGCCTCGGTGGCGGGCATGACGAACGGGAACAAACCCTGAACCAGTTATTGGTCGAAATGGATGGTTTTGAGGCTAACGAAGGCGTCATCATCGTCTCTGCTACCAACCGACCGGATGTGCTCGATCCTGCACTATTACGTCCTGGACGTTTCGATCGGCAAGTTATCGTCCCTGCGCCTGACGTCAAAGGACGCGAAGCCATCCTTCAAGTTCACGCCAAAAAAGTCCCGCTGGCCGAAGAAATTGACTGGAAAATTATCGCCCGAGGCACTCCAGGATTTACCGGCGCCGACCTCGAAAATATGGTCAACGAGGCTGCACTATTGGCCGCCAGAAACAACCAAAAAACAGTTACCATGACTGATTTGGACAAGGCCAAGGATAAAGTCATGATGGGGGCAGAACGCCGTAGCATGATCATCACTGAAAAAGAAAAAGAGATCACAGCCTACCATGAGGCCGGGCACGCCCTGGTTGCCAAGCTTCTCCCCGGAACCGACCCGTTGCATAAAGTCACGATCATACCGCGTGGCCGTGCTTTAGGCTTAACCCAACAGTTACCGACCCATGACAAATACACCCATGCCAAGTCGTTTCTCTTAAACAATATCTGTATCCTTCTCGGAGGACGGGTAGCCGAAGAATTGATTTTTGATGAAATTACTACCGGTTCCGGCAACGACATCGAACGCGCCTCGGATCTAGCCCGAAAAATGGTATGTGAATGGGGAATGAGTGACAATCTTGGCCCCTTGACCTTCGGCAAGAAAGAGGAACAGATATTCCTTGGTCGCGAGATCTCCCAACATCGCGACTACAGCGAAGGAACCGCAATTACAATCGATAACGAAGTCAGAACGATCATCCTCAATGCCAACAATAAAGTAAAGACTCTGCTCACCGAGAACCTGGATAGCCTCAAAGCTATCTCCCATGCCTTGCTTGATCGGGAGACGTTGGTCCTTGAAGATATTGAGGCATTGATTGCAAGCTCCCAACCAAACAACACAGCCTCAGCTCCTGCCACAGCCTAGCTGATAACTCACTTCCTCTTATTGCTGCCAGGTGAATTTAACTATCAGAGACCAACAGATAGATCTCAGCAGCCGTGTTCACATCATGGGAATTCTCAATGTGACCCCGGACTCATTTTCAGATGGCGGCCTTTTTTTCTCAGAACGAACTATTGAGAGAAGAGGTGAACAGTTAATCGAAGAGGGGGCAGACATTATCGATATCGGGGGTGAATCAACCCGCCCCTTTGCTGCCCCCGTTTCAGTAGAAGAGGAACTTAAGCGGGTTATCCCAGCAATCAAAGCTATTCGTCGGATATCAAACATTCCACTATCCATCGACACCACAAAATCATCCGTCGCAGAACAGGCCCTTGACAGTGGCGCTGATATTGTTAACGATATCAGCGCCATGCGCTTTGACCCCAAGATGGCCATCCTTGTGCGCAATCATTGCTGCCCGGCAGTGATCATGCATATGCAAGGAACCCCCAAGGATATGCAAATCAAACCCAGCTACACCGATGTTATCGCCGAAACAATCGCTTTTTTCCGTGAACGTCTTGCCTCTCTCGGCAATCAAGGTGTAGACTTGAGTCAAATCATCATTGATCCCGGCATTGGCTTTGGCAAATCGCTGGCCCACAACCTTACCATCCTCAACAATGCAGCAGCATATCAAGTCCTCAACTGTCCTGTATTAATCGGCCACTCTCGCAAATCATTCCTTTGCTCGCTTCTTGGCCAAGACTTGAAAGACCGTGATCAGCCAACTGCTGTCATTGCCGCGCTGTTGGCCCAGCGGCAGGTATCAATTGTTCGTGTCCACGATGTCACTGGGACAAAACAGGCGCTTCAACTTGCCGAGGGCATTGCCCGCGCTTGAATCAAATATGTGACGCGGAAGCGAATAATGCCGACAAAAATCAGAATCGACCGCTTTCTGGCCTATAACCGAAGTAGAATCATTAAGGCCGTTAAATTCAAAGAGGAAAAAGCCACCCTCCTTTTCAAGGTGGTACCATTCCTCCTGCATATTAATCTCCCCGGCCTGCCAGGTTTTATTGACGCACCCTGCCCATGCGGCATAATGCGCTACAACCCCTTTCAACCTCTATCCCTGGAACAGTTCCGCAGTTATTTTTCTTTCCCTCTTGCCCTGGCAATCGATGCAGACCTGAGTTCTCCGTCGCCATGTTACATTCACTCCCTCAAGACCATCGGCAGTATCGGCACCATTGCCCAAACCGAAAAGTCAGACTGCGACTAC
This genomic interval carries:
- the folP gene encoding dihydropteroate synthase, producing MGILNVTPDSFSDGGLFFSERTIERRGEQLIEEGADIIDIGGESTRPFAAPVSVEEELKRVIPAIKAIRRISNIPLSIDTTKSSVAEQALDSGADIVNDISAMRFDPKMAILVRNHCCPAVIMHMQGTPKDMQIKPSYTDVIAETIAFFRERLASLGNQGVDLSQIIIDPGIGFGKSLAHNLTILNNAAAYQVLNCPVLIGHSRKSFLCSLLGQDLKDRDQPTAVIAALLAQRQVSIVRVHDVTGTKQALQLAEGIARA
- the hflB gene encoding ATP-dependent zinc metalloprotease FtsH, producing TPWYITIMVSWFPMLLLIGVWIFFMRQMQMGGGKAMSFGKSRARLQDSESATKITFKDVAGVEEAKEELTEIIDFLKDPKKFTDLGARIPKGVLLAGSPGTGKTLLAKAIAGEAGVPFFSISGSDFVEMFVGVGASRVRDLFEQGKKNAPCIIFIDEIDAVGRHRGAGLGGGHDEREQTLNQLLVEMDGFEANEGVIIVSATNRPDVLDPALLRPGRFDRQVIVPAPDVKGREAILQVHAKKVPLAEEIDWKIIARGTPGFTGADLENMVNEAALLAARNNQKTVTMTDLDKAKDKVMMGAERRSMIITEKEKEITAYHEAGHALVAKLLPGTDPLHKVTIIPRGRALGLTQQLPTHDKYTHAKSFLLNNICILLGGRVAEELIFDEITTGSGNDIERASDLARKMVCEWGMSDNLGPLTFGKKEEQIFLGREISQHRDYSEGTAITIDNEVRTIILNANNKVKTLLTENLDSLKAISHALLDRETLVLEDIEALIASSQPNNTASAPATA